The following are encoded in a window of Streptomyces griseiscabiei genomic DNA:
- a CDS encoding LacI family DNA-binding transcriptional regulator translates to MTTGVEGSRIPRKGKGSGRLPTMQDIADHLGVSRQLVSLVMRGVPGPSAESRERILAAAGELGYRPNASARLLRQNRTRLIGMMFEMRNPFQVRFVERLFVRAAEKGFGLVLGPLTVERSTDVVVAELMEERVEALVAFNPDPGSVALAEACDLVPVVWLGDWAQTPEVDNVHVDEVEGLGLAIEHLVGLGHRDIVYVGGLGGRVGRDRADAYRAAMTTFGLSDQAEVLSSDFWEEGGAAAAREIVARARRPTAVVCCGDQCAAGVMAVFARSGIRVPEDVSVVGFDDSYLSSLSYHRLTSVRQDVEATVEATLGSVLERLDGDDSPRRVVATATTLVVRESTGPARTGA, encoded by the coding sequence ATGACGACCGGCGTGGAGGGATCGCGGATCCCCAGGAAGGGGAAGGGCTCCGGTCGGCTGCCGACGATGCAGGACATCGCTGACCATCTCGGTGTTTCTCGTCAGCTTGTCTCGCTGGTGATGAGAGGTGTGCCGGGGCCGAGCGCGGAGTCGAGGGAGCGGATCCTCGCCGCCGCGGGCGAGCTCGGGTACCGGCCGAACGCGTCCGCGCGCCTGCTGCGACAGAATCGCACCCGTTTGATCGGGATGATGTTCGAGATGCGTAACCCTTTCCAGGTGCGCTTCGTGGAGAGACTCTTCGTTCGGGCGGCGGAGAAGGGATTCGGGTTGGTGCTCGGCCCCTTGACGGTCGAGAGGTCTACGGATGTCGTCGTCGCCGAGCTGATGGAGGAGCGCGTCGAAGCACTGGTCGCGTTCAACCCCGACCCAGGATCGGTCGCGCTCGCCGAGGCGTGCGATCTCGTTCCTGTCGTCTGGTTGGGTGACTGGGCGCAGACGCCGGAGGTCGACAACGTACACGTCGACGAGGTCGAAGGGCTTGGTCTCGCGATCGAGCACCTGGTCGGGCTGGGGCACCGTGACATCGTCTACGTCGGCGGGCTCGGCGGACGTGTGGGGCGGGACCGTGCCGACGCGTATCGCGCCGCGATGACCACGTTCGGGTTGTCCGATCAGGCCGAGGTGCTGTCCAGCGACTTCTGGGAGGAGGGCGGCGCCGCGGCCGCGAGGGAGATCGTCGCGCGCGCTCGGCGTCCGACGGCCGTCGTGTGCTGCGGGGATCAGTGCGCGGCGGGCGTGATGGCGGTGTTCGCGCGGTCGGGGATCCGGGTTCCTGAGGACGTCTCCGTCGTCGGATTCGACGACAGCTACCTCTCGTCGTTGTCGTATCACCGGTTGACGTCGGTGCGGCAGGACGTCGAGGCCACGGTCGAGGCGACGTTGGGATCGGTACTCGAGCGGCTTGACGGAGACGACAGCCCGCGACGTGTCGTCGCCACGGCGACGACACTCGTGGTGCGCGAGTCGACGGGGCCGGCGCGGACCGGGGCGTGA
- a CDS encoding SpoIIE family protein phosphatase, which yields MATDEAPEASAYGVDEALSANVTIDGHGVVTRWNAGAEELLGYSPARIVGQPAADLLAEEIDEQELRSFTLMPRWNGLIALRHRDGHRLEIKVLAHKRALADGRREWFLVSALPGLRPQPDDNTLMSWDHEQVAGCHMAVYDTGLRMRLANEATHRAVALTDDDVRGLRASEIVDHPSMETMERSMLRALQTGEPQTLEIYGGTPSEGREHAWSLVLTPLKDEGSRVQGVGVAMHDMTEQYWARKRLMLLAEASRCIGSTLDVTRTAQELADVAVPEFADFASVDLLPSLDVNESAPGSVAPYGPVPLRRVAHQSVNPGIPEAVVAPGQVSNYPESSPPVESLRSGHTLLYHATDSAIAEWMAVDQSRAARIRDFGIHSAITVPLTARGTTLGVVVFVRHQHPEVFHEDDLLLAEELAARAAVCIDNARRYTRQRATAVTLQRSLLPQALPTQAAVEVASRYLPAGARAGVGGDWFDIIPLSGARVALVVGDVVGHGIHASATMGRLRTAVLTLADIDLPPDELLTHLDDVVARLSTEEKGAPQPDPGAETTGDVGATCLYAVYDPVSRHCTIALAGHPAPALVTPDGTAKLLDLPVGPPLGLGGLPFEATDIELPEGSLLALYTDGLIEARERDIDVSQSLLCQSLAQPSTSLDNLCDAVLAALLSGRPSDDIALLIARTKALDSDWVATWEIPADPAAVAQARKKAIAQLEAWGLDDACFVTELVVSELVTNAIRYGQPPIHLRLIRDRNLICEVSDSSGTAPHLRRARTFDEGGRGLLLVAQLTATWGTRQTPQGKTIWSEQTLPVSP from the coding sequence ATGGCCACCGACGAAGCGCCGGAGGCGTCCGCCTACGGCGTCGACGAGGCGCTCAGTGCAAACGTCACCATCGACGGACACGGCGTCGTGACCCGGTGGAATGCGGGGGCCGAGGAATTGCTGGGGTATTCGCCCGCCCGGATCGTGGGACAACCCGCAGCTGATCTGCTGGCCGAGGAGATCGACGAACAGGAGTTGCGCTCTTTCACCCTGATGCCCAGATGGAACGGGCTGATCGCCCTCCGGCACCGCGACGGCCACCGCCTGGAGATCAAAGTCCTGGCGCACAAAAGAGCGCTGGCCGACGGGCGGCGCGAGTGGTTCCTGGTCTCCGCGCTGCCGGGGCTGCGGCCCCAGCCCGACGACAACACGCTCATGAGCTGGGACCATGAGCAGGTCGCGGGCTGCCACATGGCGGTGTACGACACCGGGCTGCGCATGCGCCTGGCCAACGAGGCCACCCACCGTGCCGTGGCCCTCACCGATGACGACGTGCGCGGGCTGCGGGCTTCGGAGATCGTGGACCATCCGTCGATGGAGACGATGGAGCGGTCCATGCTGCGGGCACTGCAGACGGGTGAGCCGCAGACCCTGGAGATCTACGGGGGTACGCCCAGCGAGGGCCGCGAGCACGCATGGTCCCTTGTCCTCACCCCGCTCAAGGACGAAGGCAGTCGTGTCCAGGGTGTAGGCGTGGCCATGCATGACATGACCGAGCAGTACTGGGCCCGTAAGCGGCTCATGCTCCTCGCGGAGGCCAGTAGGTGTATCGGCAGCACCCTGGACGTGACGCGGACGGCTCAGGAACTGGCGGATGTAGCCGTCCCAGAGTTCGCCGACTTCGCCAGCGTCGACCTGCTCCCCTCCCTCGACGTAAACGAGTCGGCCCCGGGATCGGTCGCCCCGTACGGCCCCGTCCCACTGCGACGCGTCGCCCACCAGTCAGTGAATCCGGGAATCCCCGAGGCAGTCGTCGCTCCAGGCCAGGTCAGCAACTACCCGGAGAGCTCCCCGCCGGTCGAGAGCCTCAGGTCGGGACATACCCTCCTGTACCACGCAACCGACTCGGCGATCGCCGAATGGATGGCTGTGGATCAGTCCAGGGCCGCCCGGATCCGCGACTTCGGCATCCACTCGGCGATTACCGTACCCCTGACCGCCCGCGGCACCACTCTGGGCGTCGTCGTCTTCGTCCGCCATCAGCATCCCGAGGTGTTCCACGAGGACGACCTGCTGCTGGCCGAGGAACTGGCCGCCAGAGCGGCCGTCTGCATCGACAACGCCCGGCGCTACACCCGTCAACGCGCCACAGCGGTCACCCTGCAGCGCAGCCTGCTGCCGCAGGCACTGCCGACACAGGCAGCCGTCGAGGTCGCCTCCCGCTATCTGCCGGCCGGCGCCCGGGCGGGCGTGGGCGGAGACTGGTTCGACATCATCCCGCTGTCCGGCGCCCGTGTCGCACTGGTCGTTGGCGATGTCGTCGGCCACGGCATCCACGCCTCCGCCACCATGGGGCGGCTGCGCACCGCCGTGCTCACCCTCGCCGACATCGACCTTCCCCCCGACGAACTACTCACCCACCTCGACGACGTCGTCGCCCGCCTGTCCACCGAGGAGAAAGGCGCCCCACAGCCGGACCCAGGGGCGGAGACCACCGGGGATGTCGGCGCGACCTGCCTGTACGCGGTATACGACCCGGTGTCCCGCCACTGCACGATCGCCCTGGCCGGACACCCGGCACCCGCCCTCGTCACCCCCGACGGCACCGCGAAACTGCTCGACCTCCCCGTCGGCCCCCCACTCGGACTCGGCGGACTCCCTTTCGAAGCGACCGATATCGAACTACCAGAAGGCAGCCTCCTCGCCCTTTACACCGACGGGCTGATCGAAGCCCGCGAGCGGGACATCGACGTCAGCCAGTCCCTGCTCTGCCAATCACTCGCCCAACCGTCCACTTCCCTGGACAACCTGTGTGACGCCGTCCTGGCCGCCCTCCTCTCAGGCCGCCCCTCCGACGACATCGCCCTGCTCATCGCCCGCACCAAAGCACTGGACAGCGACTGGGTGGCAACCTGGGAAATACCTGCGGACCCGGCCGCCGTCGCCCAGGCCCGCAAGAAGGCCATCGCCCAACTGGAGGCCTGGGGACTGGATGACGCCTGCTTCGTCACCGAACTGGTCGTCAGCGAACTCGTCACCAATGCCATCCGATACGGACAGCCACCCATTCATCTGCGTCTGATCCGCGACCGGAACCTCATCTGCGAGGTCTCCGACTCCAGCGGCACCGCCCCGCACCTGCGCCGCGCCCGCACCTTCGACGAAGGCGGCCGCGGCCTCCTCCTGGTCGCCCAGCTCACAGCCACCTGGGGCACCCGCCAAACCCCCCAGGGAAAAACCATCTGGTCGGAGCAGACCCTCCCCGTGAGCCCGTAG